A section of the Agromyces aurantiacus genome encodes:
- a CDS encoding MarR family winged helix-turn-helix transcriptional regulator, producing the protein MTGERSSGYWYSTDRTRRGVAVLNALRDYRAAEAAMRRRTRSAMRMGETDLLAIRFLLKREGEGRAVSPKDLAAHLGISSASTTVLIDRLVRSGHVERRPHPTDRRALVIAPTIASDDEVRATLGEMHRRMIDVAESLEAEEAATVLGFLEQMRDAVDSVSDEGHAAGSGAGAGARVSAIESARSVS; encoded by the coding sequence ATGACTGGCGAGCGATCATCGGGGTACTGGTATTCCACCGATCGCACGCGACGGGGGGTCGCGGTGCTCAATGCGCTCCGCGACTACCGCGCCGCGGAAGCCGCGATGCGCCGCCGCACGCGCTCGGCGATGCGCATGGGCGAGACCGACCTCCTTGCGATCCGCTTCCTGCTCAAGCGCGAGGGCGAGGGGCGGGCGGTGAGCCCCAAGGACCTCGCGGCGCATCTGGGCATCTCGTCGGCCTCGACGACCGTGCTCATCGACCGGCTCGTCCGCAGCGGCCACGTCGAGCGTCGTCCGCACCCGACCGACCGCCGGGCTCTGGTGATCGCGCCGACGATCGCGAGCGACGACGAGGTCCGCGCGACGCTCGGCGAGATGCACCGCCGGATGATCGACGTCGCCGAGTCGCTCGAGGCCGAGGAGGCCGCCACCGTCCTGGGCTTCCTCGAGCAGATGCGCGACGCCGTCGACAGCGTGAGCGACGAGGGGCACGCGGCCGGGTCCGGTGCCGGCGCCGGGGCGCGGGTCTCGGCCATCGAATCGGCGCGCTCGGTCTCCTGA
- a CDS encoding NUDIX hydrolase — MDRDAAPAPAPAVPDVGSAATVVLLRDGDGGVEVLLGERPRDRGSFAGAWVFPGGVVDDEDGAGDSIHSQAAARRAAVRETREEVGLEVDAGDLIEFAVWSPPEGVPKRLRTRFFAARAPRGEPAPAPDELIAVDWMRPGDALARHAAGVLTLYPPTWVTLHGLTGAGSVDEALDALRRGEVAAYVGRFSEDRTTLYWQEDDEFASAGAGAVASGAAREARRHRLRMAGLPWEYERSF; from the coding sequence ATGGATCGCGACGCCGCCCCTGCTCCCGCGCCCGCCGTGCCCGACGTCGGCTCCGCGGCCACGGTCGTGCTGCTGCGCGACGGTGACGGGGGAGTCGAGGTGCTCCTGGGCGAGCGTCCCCGCGACCGGGGATCGTTCGCCGGCGCATGGGTGTTCCCCGGCGGGGTCGTCGACGATGAGGACGGTGCCGGCGACTCCATCCATTCGCAGGCCGCCGCGCGGCGGGCCGCGGTGCGCGAGACGCGCGAGGAGGTCGGCCTCGAGGTCGACGCTGGCGATCTCATCGAGTTCGCCGTGTGGAGCCCGCCCGAGGGCGTGCCCAAGCGGCTGCGCACGCGGTTCTTCGCGGCGCGCGCGCCGCGTGGGGAGCCGGCGCCCGCACCCGACGAACTCATCGCGGTCGACTGGATGCGACCCGGTGACGCACTCGCGCGGCACGCTGCCGGGGTGCTGACGCTGTACCCGCCGACGTGGGTCACGCTGCACGGGCTCACCGGCGCCGGGTCCGTCGACGAGGCGCTCGACGCGCTGCGGCGCGGGGAGGTCGCGGCGTACGTGGGCCGGTTCAGCGAGGACCGGACGACGCTCTACTGGCAGGAGGACGACGAGTTCGCCTCGGCCGGTGCGGGGGCGGTCGCGTCCGGCGCGGCTCGTGAGGCGCGCCGCCATCGCCTGCGGATGGCCGGACTGCCGTGGGAGTACGAGCGGTCGTTCTGA
- a CDS encoding serine/threonine-protein kinase, which yields MSTDPTLRPDAARRTGPTGDPAVRTDPALRTDPSAMPVVPAPAEPAPARQEAAGAEAPAGAYEAEQADPPPRYEFLEHIGSGGMADVYRARDNELGRHVAVKLFRDADETVADRQRREREINLLSGLTHIGLVPVYDAGRLVHAGVERRYLVMELVEGLSLAHRIQSGPLKPRQVADIGAQVADVLSYVHGRGVIHRDIKPENILLDETPTFGYTLITRLADFGVAQFVDGTRLTGHGTIMGTAAYISPEQARGEDVTAATDMYSLGLVLLEALKGEREYAGTPIEAALARLHRSPEIPETLSPEWRALLAAMTADDPALRPNAHDVASTMRDIIRSMIVETQMRKGRVPVWAKAANRQEGARQRWLVGIAGALIGALGLGLTIAIAVTAAGGSLFG from the coding sequence GTGAGCACGGATCCCACGTTGCGACCCGACGCGGCACGGCGGACCGGCCCCACGGGCGATCCGGCCGTTCGCACCGACCCCGCGCTTCGGACCGATCCGAGCGCGATGCCGGTCGTTCCCGCCCCGGCCGAGCCCGCACCGGCTCGTCAGGAGGCGGCCGGTGCCGAGGCGCCCGCGGGCGCCTACGAGGCCGAGCAGGCCGATCCGCCGCCGCGCTACGAGTTCCTCGAGCACATCGGCTCGGGCGGCATGGCCGACGTGTACCGCGCCCGCGACAACGAGCTCGGGCGGCACGTGGCCGTCAAGCTCTTCCGCGACGCCGACGAGACCGTGGCCGACCGCCAGCGCCGCGAGCGCGAGATCAACCTGCTGAGCGGGCTCACGCACATCGGACTCGTGCCCGTCTACGACGCCGGCCGACTGGTGCACGCGGGCGTCGAACGACGGTACCTCGTGATGGAGCTCGTGGAGGGCCTCTCGCTCGCGCACCGCATCCAGTCCGGGCCCCTCAAGCCGCGACAGGTCGCCGACATCGGCGCGCAGGTCGCCGACGTGCTCAGCTACGTGCACGGACGCGGAGTCATCCACCGCGACATCAAGCCCGAGAACATCCTGCTCGACGAGACGCCGACCTTCGGCTACACCCTCATCACGCGTCTCGCCGACTTCGGCGTGGCCCAGTTCGTCGACGGCACCAGGCTCACCGGCCACGGCACCATCATGGGCACGGCGGCCTACATCTCGCCCGAGCAGGCTCGCGGCGAGGACGTCACCGCGGCCACCGACATGTACTCGCTCGGGCTCGTGCTGCTCGAGGCGCTGAAGGGCGAGCGCGAGTACGCCGGCACGCCGATCGAGGCCGCACTCGCACGACTGCACCGGTCGCCCGAGATCCCCGAGACGCTCTCGCCCGAGTGGCGCGCGCTGCTCGCCGCGATGACCGCCGACGACCCCGCGCTGCGACCGAACGCCCACGATGTCGCGAGCACCATGCGCGACATCATCCGGTCGATGATCGTCGAGACGCAGATGCGCAAGGGGCGCGTGCCCGTCTGGGCCAAGGCGGCGAACCGGCAGGAAGGCGCGCGACAGCGCTGGCTCGTCGGCATCGCCGGCGCGCTCATCGGTGCGCTCGGACTCGGCCTCACGATCGCGATCGCCGTGACGGCCGCCGGCGGCTCGCTCTTCGGATGA